TAAATTGTAACAAGTAGACTATTTTCAGATGTTTAATTAATATTCAAAGTAAACACTACCAAAAGTatcaagcaagaaaaaaagaagcttATACCATTTAGACTATTAATAGCATTATTATTTCTTACATACTACTATCTGGCATCAACTCTAGGAATTCATTGGGGGATATTTCTACCCCTGGCACCCTGGGCGGCAGCTGCTGCTCCTGCCGAGGCCCTCTCCTCGTTCTTAATTGTCTCATCCACAGATAGAATCAACATAGCAGCCTCGGTGGCTGATTGAATGGCGttgatcttcatcatgGATGGTTCCCAAACAAAGCTCTTCAAGTTATCATTGATTCCACCGTTTCGGAAATCTACTCCATACCATACCTCACCTTTAGCGTGAGCAGCACGTAGCTTGTTTAATAGGTCTGTACCGTCGAATCCACCGTTGTCACACAATTGACGAGGGATGACCTCCAGTGCTTTTGCGAATGCTCCAATGATTAATTGCTGTTTTCCTGGAATTGTTCTGGAGTACTCTCTTAATATTTTCGATAACTCCATCTCAATAGCACCACCACCAGCAACAATTGCAGTGTTCTTTACAGCTCTTCTAACAATCATGATAGCATCATGTAACGATCTTTCGACTTCAGCTATTACTTGCTCGGCTCCACCTCTCAGTAACAAAGTGCACGTCTTAGCTTCAGGACATCCTTTGAATATGTTGTAACGTTCTCCACCAATTTGGACTTCCTCAAATGACGCACAAGTTCCGAGATGCTCTGGTAATATATCACTGGTAGTAGTTTGAATGGAACCTCCAACAGCCTGAATGACTCTATCTAAATCTCCAGAGGCCACTCTCCCTGCACAGAAAATATTTCTATCAGCAAAATATTGCGTTGCCAAATCACCAATTGGTAGTTTAGATAAAACAATGTTGGCACCCGAAGCTTCAATGGCCTCCAACTTCTGGGTTATAATTTTCCATTCAGCGTCAACGATATTTTGGTAATCTTTAACTTGTTCAATTCTAACTTCGGCATTGtctttttcagctttcAATTCCAACTCAACATTTAGGTTCAGAATTTTTGGGTTAGTGAACTGCTTTGgttgttgttcaaaacCGGCGTACGAGAACGTTTTCTTGAACGCAACACCGTTGACAAACAAAGAATCTTCCATAGAACCACCAGGAATTCTCTTGATACCAATCAGTTTCTCGTCCAGATACTCCTGGTCTAAAGTCAACACAGCGTCGACCACCATCTTGGTAAAAAATTCGTCATTATTGTGAATTAACTTGGAAGACATAGCCGTCTTGGCACAGTTCTCTAAAAGCTCTCTGTTTGCACCCCCTTTGGAGCTTACCTCGACTTGAAGTTCTTTGATATTCTTGACGGCCAATTGAGAAGCTTTTCTAAGGCCCTTACAAATCACTGTGGTAGATATTCCTTCTTCTATGAAACCCTTGCACTCTTTAAGTATTTCACCAGCAAGTAAAGTGACAGAGGTGGTACCATCACCAACCTCAGCATCTTGAGATCTTGATATATCaaccaaaatctttgcTGCGGGGTGGATAACGTCTAAGAGTTTCAAGATGGTTGCCCCATCGTTAGATATAGTGGTCTTGCCATCCGCTCCAACAATCAGGACATCAGATCCAAGAGGACCCAGTGTAGGCTTCAAAGACTCCTGAATTGCGATACAGGCATTAATATTGGTGATTATCTGGCCTCGACCTTGAGAAGTATCGGTTCCTTCCTTAAGAACAACTATTGTGGGTACTTGGCCGTTCATTATGGTGCTGAGTGTtacttggaaagaaaacCAGAAAAAAACACCAAGTTAATTTTGGGTGACAGACGACGCGAAACACTATGAAAAGGAACGAACCTGTGTGAAAAAAGCGATGCTCTCCAAGAAAGGCTacttcaagttttgctGAGTTTATAGTTCTATTCGATATATACATAAACGTAGCCGCTTAGATGGCCCAAACGCCGAAGGCTCCATCGGTTCTACCTTCAACCATATAGCCCTCTTGGTAACGGGCGAAAATAATATTAACTTCTGAAGATGGATCGCTGACTCGAGGACCACAGTCCCAGtgcttctcttcaattcGATCGTAGACTTTAACCACTGAGTCACCATTTGTAGATATGATCCGTCTTGAgtcaaattgaagagaCGTGATTCCGGTATCGTAAACAAATGCATCAACGATGTTTCCTGTCCTTAGATCCCAAATTCGGATAGATCTGTCACTCGATCCAGTGATTAAATGCTTGTCATCAAATTGCAAACAGGTCACAGGTCCAGTATGACCTGAGAGTTGCCGAATAACTTCCCCAGACCTCAAGTCCCATAATCTAACTAAACCATCAGCAGTTCCCGTTGCAAGGGCTGCATCGTAACATTGCAAAGAGCCTATAAATGAAGACTGTTCTGCTGCAACTACGGGACTTGAAGTGGTATAACTTCCACTAGAGG
This window of the Komagataella phaffii GS115 chromosome 2, complete sequence genome carries:
- a CDS encoding Subunit of the cytosolic chaperonin Cct ring complex, related to Tcp1p, required for the assembly of, which produces MNGQVPTIVVLKEGTDTSQGRGQIITNINACIAIQESLKPTLGPLGSDVLIVGADGKTTISNDGATILKLLDVIHPAAKILVDISRSQDAEVGDGTTSVTLLAGEILKECKGFIEEGISTTVICKGLRKASQLAVKNIKELQVEVSSKGGANRELLENCAKTAMSSKLIHNNDEFFTKMVVDAVLTLDQEYLDEKLIGIKRIPGGSMEDSLFVNGVAFKKTFSYAGFEQQPKQFTNPKILNLNVELELKAEKDNAEVRIEQVKDYQNIVDAEWKIITQKLEAIEASGANIVLSKLPIGDLATQYFADRNIFCAGRVASGDLDRVIQAVGGSIQTTTSDILPEHLGTCASFEEVQIGGERYNIFKGCPEAKTCTLLLRGGAEQVIAEVERSLHDAIMIVRRAVKNTAIVAGGGAIEMELSKILREYSRTIPGKQQLIIGAFAKALEVIPRQLCDNGGFDGTDLLNKLRAAHAKGEVWYGVDFRNGGINDNLKSFVWEPSMMKINAIQSATEAAMLILSVDETIKNEERASAGAAAAAQGARGRNIPQ